In Haematobia irritans isolate KBUSLIRL chromosome 1, ASM5000362v1, whole genome shotgun sequence, a genomic segment contains:
- the Ppn gene encoding proteoglycan-like sulfated glycoprotein papilin isoform X2 yields MDLSRRSRLPPLIVFIVIIGTQTSQARFFGDRLKRQNGANMYLPASSIIPGGEGDDPQEWTEWSSPSECSRSCGGGVSYQMRECLRTGPDGSPMCTGGNRKYFSCNTQDCPEEEGDFRAQQCSRFDHQSFDGIFYEWVPYTSAPNPCELNCMPKGERFYYRHKAKVIDGTRCNDKDLNVCVDGQCQPVGCDMMLGSDAKEDSCRKCGGDGTTCRTLKDRFTTSNLASGYNDILLIPSGATNIRIEETNPSNNYLACRNLASHYYLNGNWRIDFPRPMFFAGSWWNYQRKPTGFAAPDHLTCRGPITEPIYIVMLVQDRNVSIDYEYSIPQSVSSSTPDVYTWTHMEYGPCTASCGGGKQSRTVTCNNRLNLEEVDPSLCDQKAKPAETQECGTEPCAPHWDTTEWGKCSKGCGADGVQTRNVSCVRISPSGERTVEDDSVCLQEVGNKPADQQECNRDVKNCPKYHLGPWTPCDKLCGEGKKTRKVTCYIEENGRKKVLSDEDCVEEKPETEAECMLAPCEGVDWILSQWSGCDACGQTTETRTAICGSKSGKVYPEEFCAPEVPLTTRPCESKKCSTQWFTSEWSKCSSPCGKGVQSRIVLCGEFDGKTVTKVADDSKCDAATKPEGSQECEGEEKECPGQWFTGPWESCSKPCGGGERQREILCLANGTKSSNCDEAKMEALSEKCNTQPCTEDAVLPLDSTDKPISDEDDEDCEEEDDEDLKLVTSKMSEDLKISDGIELDEDTTLSSLMTDELMMSDSTPPTDTTDDGITTSEGSGDDFSSMVTEGSGDTESTAESDVTEATTESTGSTIDSSDSTGDTTESSGSTEVSSSTDASVSTDVSGSTDSSDSTDASGTTDTSVSTDVSGSTEASVSTDVSGSTEASVSTEAVSGSTDVSVSTDMSGATDASASTDSSGTTDASGPTESSVSTEAVSGSTDESASTDVSGSTEAPGSTESFTGSTEVSSSTDETASTDVSSSTDSSASTDVSDTTESSSSVSTESTTEVTTDTTSSDTTDTTVTESTDTTASSDTTVSSDTTGSSDTTVSASTDASGSTESTASSASTESPSTDSSGSTEASSDASGATQSSGSTDASGSTDASGPTDASGATESSDSTDMTTDGSDSTDSTDSSVSTDVSGSTESPATGLTTESGSTDESTELSGSTESAGPSESTVSGATEGTDITTESGVSVSTSEGSSTDVSDVTTEGVSGETTLESGAADETTDASGSSTTSDGLSTSSGVFDSTTESSGDTSLSTGEFTTTDIWASTDEEDMDKSTPNTLEAIVTKESKPKRCKAKKGKDCKKTEHGCCPDGKTIAKGPFDKGCPIPKTCKDTEFGCCPDGVSPAEGTKNKGCPKSQCAETLFGCCPDKYTPAEGEDGEGCPEPTTEPPTTTTEMSEEESTMESQTEDMQGSTDSSASEATEEPETVKSCAFGEFGCCPDGVTAATGANFEGCAVAPEIDPRDCRASQYGCCRDGRTPATGPNNEGCPACAEEPFGCCPDKETPAHGPLGEGCCLNSPYGCCPDNINSARGPNFEDCDCKYAPYGCCPDNKTAARGPSNEGCGCENSQFGCCPDKLTPAQGPKFEGCACHTLQFGCCPDGITIAQGPHHYGCHCSQTEHKCCPDDKTPAKGPNFEGCTCLESKHGCCPDGVTEAKGDKFEGCENVKEPPQKSCGLPKETGPCGNFSIKYFFDTSYGACAKFWYGGCEGNGNRFETEGDCKATCQDYTGKEACYLPKSSGPCTAHISKWYFDADRGRCEEFKYGGCFGTNNRFDTKEECQSLCSVSETTPPCDQPVDEGPCEGNFERWFYDNQTDVCRPFRYGGCKGNKNNYATEHACNYHCRQPGVHKAKDVCEIPAEVGDCTNYQPMWYYDTKDQRCRQFYYGGCGGNENKFASEETCMQRCEKKPEPEPEPQPQPAAPSQPQQPAASTNVCDQPQDTGPCANYTLLWYYNSERDVCSQFYYGGCEGNGNRFNTQEECSRHCIRESPQEPERQPEVHAPPPPSAPETPAEENICLLAQDMGDCDAYVPMWYFDAQESRCNMFYYGGCGGNGNRFATESECNNRCLAEPSEDFANRFGEPESEPEPSTENENSSKCFLPAASGNCLDNEVRWYYNSEDGVCDQFMFTGCAGNANNYATESECEDECFLVHKTCQLPPLRGNCNETMIRWYFNEAEGRCNEFEFTGCRGNRNNFVTEQECMSRCGSGEPPAPAYSVCDQPMEAGECDNNTLAWYYDGETLACVAFTYTGCGGNGNRFHTKEQCERQCGELKGVDVCNEEVSSGPCRQWQTKYYFDKRTQTCEPFTYGGCQGTGNRFENRAECESICILNQEPTYDDAKDICKQQVDVGRCTRPSITERRWYYDDSRGNCVSFIYSGCAGNQNNFRSYESCNSYCAKPEITNEVLPTNRCEDYERECRSLSCPYGVNRVAVDGECQRCECDNPCADYTCPEGQQCAVEVSEERSGEFKPSCRLITKPGTCPQLSAADGACSRECYTDADCRENNKCCSNGCGFVCVHPAVPTRPTSAPTTPAPVVIYPGEVKVSLEPKQKPELDVQTPTGGIAVLRCFATGNPAPNVTWSRNNVVVDTNQGRYVLTSSGDLTIVQVRQTDSGSYVCVASNGLGEPVRREIELQVTDPVPMPAYVYGEKNITQIVTLNRPAVVRCPAGGHPTPMVHWWRNRSRLPLLSDHFELARDYSLTFRSVQLSDLGPYTCEAWNRLSLRPSSIKVTLYAVGPARAATNEDAQYLQYVIEPPKPPVTHSPSYPYRPTRPPAVPPPYVPVNAVIGMDASNTYAQGSTVNMGCSVQGYPTPNVTWTKDGLPLIPSERVQISVGAPYRVIINNVSAADSGRYGCKAANSVSYSISEEKINIQSTIPLSPECMDNEHFANCKLIVRGHYCKNKYYATFCCRSCALAGQLPDVPK; encoded by the exons ATTACCGCCCTTGATAGTATTCATTGTAATCATAGGTACTCAGACGTCACAAGCCAGATTT TTTGGTGATCGTCTAAAAAGACAAAATGGTGCCAATATGTATTTACCCGCTAGTTCAATTATTCCCGGAGGAGAAGGTGATGACCCACAAGAGTGGACAGAATGGAGTTCTCCCTCAGAGTGCTCTCGATCATGTGGAGGCGGTGTATCCTATCAAATGAGGGAATGTCTAAGGACAGG CCCTGATGGATCACCCATGTGCACGGGTGGAAATCGCAAATACTTTTCTTGCAATACCCAAGATTGTCCCGAGGAAGAGGGCGATTTTCGAGCCCAACAATGTTCTCGTTTCGACCATCAATCCTTTGATGGCATCTTTTATGAATGGGTACCTTACACTAGTGCCCCTAATCCCTGTGAATTGAATTGTATGCCTAAGGGAGAAAGATTCTATTATCGCCACAAAGCAAAGGTGATCGATGGAACCCGTTGTAATGATAAGGATTTGAATGTGTGCGTGGATGGTCAGTGTCAacctgtgggttgtgatatgatGTTGGGTTCCGATGCCAAGGAAGACAGTTGCCGTAAATGTGGCGGTGATGGCACAACATGTCGAACTCTGAAGGATCGATTCACCACAAGCAATCTGGCAAGTGGTTACAATGATATTCTTTTGATCCCAAGTGGTGCCACAAATATACGCATTGAAGAAACCAATCCTTCTAACAATTATTTGGCATGTAGAAACCTTGCTAGTCACTATTATCTCAATGGCAATTGGCGTATTGACTTCCCGCGACCGATGTTCTTTGCTGGCTCTTGGTGGAATTATCAACGTAAACCTACTGGTTTTGCTGCCCCCGATCATCTCACATGTCGTGGTCCCATAACAGAGCCCATTTATATCGTGATGTTGGTACAAGACAGAAATGTTAGCATTGACTACGAATATAGTATACCACAGTCAGTGAGTTCGAGTACACCCGATGTATATACCTGGACCCATATGGAATATGGACCATGCACCGCATCTTGTGGAGGTGGTAAACAAAGTCGCACTGTTACATGTAACAATCGTCTCAATTTGGAGGAGGTTGATCCCAGTTTATGTGACCAGAAAGCAAAACCTGCTGAAACTCAGGAGTGTGGTACTGAGCCTTGTGCTCCCCATTGGGATACGACGGAATGGGGAAAATGCTCGAAAGGATGCGGAGCCGATGGTGTGCAAACTCGTAATGTTTCCTGTGTGCGTATCTCTCCTTCTGGAGAGCGTACTGTGGAGGATGATTCTGTTTGCTTACAGGAAGTTGGTAATAAACCAGCCGATCAGCAGGAATGTAATCGTGATGTGAAAAATTGTCCCAAATATCATTTGGGTCCATGGACTCCC TGTGACAAATTATGTGGTGAAGGTAAGAAGACACGCAAGGTGACATGCTACATTGAAGAAAACGGTCGCAAGAAGGTATTGAGTGATGAGGACTGTGTTGAGGAAAAACCAGAGACGGAAGCAGAATGTATGTTGGCTCCTTGTGAAGGTGTCGATTGGATTTTATCTCAATGGAGTGGG tgtgacGCCTGTGGCCAAACGACGGAAACCCGTACAGCCATTTGTGGCTCTAAATCTGGAAAAGTATATCCCGAAGAGTTTTGTGCTCCCGAAGTTCCTTTAACTACCAGACCCTGTGAATCGAAGAAGTGCAGTACACAATGGTTTACATCTGAGTGGAGCAAATGTTCCTCTCCATGCGGTAAAGGTGTCCAATCCCGTATTGTTCTTTGTGGTGAATTTGATGGTAAAACTGTTACCAAGGTTGCTGACGATTCTAAATGTGATGCTGCAACCAAACCTGAAGGATCTCAAGAATGTGAGGGAGAAGAAAAGGAATGTCCCGGACAATGGTTTACTGGTCCATGGGAATCGTGCAGCAAACCTTGCGGAGGAGGAGAAAGGCAACGTGAAATTTTGTGCTTGGCTAATGGTACTAAGTCTTCCAACTGTGATGAAGCCAAGATGGAAGCATTATCAGAGAAATGTAATACTCAACCATGTACAGAAGACGCCGTATTGCCTTTGGATAGTACTGATAAACCAATTTCTGATGAGGATGACGAAGACTGTGAAGAGGAAGACGATGAAGATCTTAAGTTGGTTACATCTAAGATGAGTGAAGATTTGAAGATTTCTGATGGAATTGAGCTGGACGAAGATACAACATTGTCATCATTAATGACTGATGAATTGATGATGAGCGATAGCACTCCACCAACAGATACAACCGATGATGGTATAACGACAAGTGAAGGTTCTGGAGATGACTTCTCTAGCATGGTAACTGAAGGCAGCGGAGATACGGAATCAACAGCAGAGTCCGATGTTACTGAGGCCACAACAGAATCAACTGGGTCCACAATTGATTCTTCTGACTCAACAGGGGACACTACTGAATCTTCGGGATCTACTGAAGTATCATCTTCCACTGATGCCTCTGTTTCCACCGATGTTTCCGGATCAACAGATTCCTCAGATTCAACTGATGCTTCAGGAACTACAGATACTTCCGTTTCGACCGATGTTTCAGGATCAACTGAAGCTTCCGTATCCACTGACGTTTCAGGATCAACTGAGGCTTCAGTATCGACAGAAGCTGTATCTGGCTCAACAGATGTCTCTGTATCGACAGATATGTCTGGAGCAACTGATGCGTCTGCATCTACAGATAGTTCTGGAACCACTGATGCTTCTGGTCCCACCGAATCGTCAGTTTCTACCGAAGCTGTTTCAGGCTCAACTGATGAATCTGCATCAACTGATGTATCTGGTTCAACGGAAGCTCCTGGATCAACGGAATCATTTACTGGTTCAACGGAAGTTTCTTCCTCAACAGATGAGACTGCTTCAACCGACGTTTCTAGTTCAACAGATTCCTCTGCATCAACTGATGTGTCCGACACAACAGAATCATCGTCCTCAGTCTCTACGGAATCGACAACAGAAGTTACTACAGACACTACGTCAAGTGACACTACCGATACAACTGTTACTGAATCTACTGACACCACTGCCTCGTCTGACACTACTGTTTCGTCTGATACTACTGGTTCGTCTGATACTACTGTGTCCGCTTCAACTGATGCTTCCGGCTCCACAGAATCTACAGCATCTTCCGCTTCAACTGAGTCCCCATCAACTGATTCATCTGGCTCTACCGAAGCTTCATCTGATGCTTCTGGAGCAACACAATCCTCCGGTTCTACAGACGCTTCAGGTTCAACCGATGCTTCTGGTCCAACTGACGCTTCTGGCGCAACCGAATCTTCAGACTCAACGGACATGACCACAGATGGTTCCGATTCTACCGATTCCACGGATAGCTCAGTTTCAACCGATGTCTCAGGTTCAACGGAATCTCCCGCTACTGGTCTTACTACAGAATCCGGTTCCACAGATGAATCAACAGAGTTATCTGGGTCAACCGAATCAGCAGGACCATCAGAATCCACTGTTAGCGGTGCAACTGAGGGTACGGATATCACTACAGAGTCAGGAGTATCGGTTAGTACATCAGAAGGCAGCTCTACAGATGTTAGTGATGTTACTACGGAAGGAGTGTCAGGCGAAACTACGCTTGAATCAGGAGCTGCAGATGAAACAACAGATGCTTCCGGTTCAAGTACAACTTCGGACGGTCTGTCCACTTCATCAGGTGTCTTTGATTCAACAACGGAAAGTTCAGGAGACACGTCTTTGTCGACAGGCGAATTCACGACTACAGACATTTGGGCCAGTACAGATGAGGAAGATATGGACAAGAGTACTCCCAATACATTGGAAGCAATTGTCACTAAAGAGTCCAAACCAAAGAGATGTAAAGCCAAGAAGGGTAAAGATTGTAAGAAAACGGAACATGGATGTTGCCCAGATGGTAAGACTATTGCCAAAGGACCATTCGATAAAGGATGCCCGATCCCCAAGACTTGCAAAGATACAGAGTTTGGTTGTTGCCCTGATGGTGTATCACCGGCTGAAGGAACCAAAAACAAAGGATGTCCCAAATCTCAATGCGCCGAAACCTTATTTGGATGTTGTCCCGATAAATACACACCTGCCGAAGGAGAAGATGGCGAAGGATGCCCAGAACCAACTACAGAACCTCCAACCACCACAACTGAAATGTCTGAAGAAGAATCAACAATGGAAAGTCAAACTGAAGATATGCAAGGCTCAACTGATAGTTCTGCAAGTGAAGCCACAGAGGAACCTGAAACAGTTAAATCATGTGCATTTGGTGAATTCGGTTGTTGCCCAGATGGTGTTACGGCGGCCACAGGTGCCAACTTTGAGGGTTGCGCTGTTGCACCCGAAATTGATCCCAGAGATTGCAGGGCTTCGCAATATGGTTGTTGCCGCGATGGCCGTACTCCAGCTACTGGTCCCAATAACGAAGGCTGTCCGGCATGTGCTGAAGAACCATTCGGTTGCTGCCCTGACAAGGAGACACCAGCCCATGGTCCATTGGGTGAAGGTTGTTGTTTGAATTCGCCTTATGGGTGTTGTCCCGACAACATTAACAGTGCTCGAGGCCCCAACTTTGAAGATTGTGATTGTAAATATGCTCCCTACGGTTGTTGCCCCGACAATAAAACTGCGGCCCGTGGACCTAGCAATGAAGGTTGTGGCTGCGAAAACTCCCAATTCGGTTGTTGTCCCGACAAACTTACCCCAGCTCAAGGACCCAAGTTTGAGGGATGTGCTTGTCATACCTTGCAATTCGGCTGCTGTCCTGATGGAATCACCATTGCTCAAGGCCCTCATCATTATGGTTGCCATTGCTCCCAAACGGAACACAAATGCTGCCCTGATGATAAAACTCCCGCTAAAGGACCCAATTTCGAAGGATGCACTTGCTTGGAAAGTAAACATGGTTGTTGTCCAGATGGTGTTACAGAGGCCAAAGGCGATAAATTCGAAGGTTGCGAAAATGTCAAGGAGCCACCACAGAAATCATGTGGCTTACCCAAGGAGACCGGTCCATGTGGAAACTTCAGCATCAAATACTTCTTTGATACATCCTACGGAGCTTGTGCCAAGTTCTGGTATGGTGGCTGTGAAGGAAATGGAAATCGTTTCGAAACTGAAGGTGACTGTAAAGCGACCTGTCAAGACTACACAGGAAAAGAGGCCTGCTATCTACCCAAAAGCTCTGGTCCATGCACCGCTCACATTAGCAAATGGTACTTCGATGCGGATCGTGGCCGTTGcgaagaatttaaatatggtgGTTGCTTCGGTACCAACAATCGTTTCGATACCAAAGAGGAATGCCAGTCCTTGTGTTCAGTTAGTGAGACCACAC cacCCTGCGATCAACCTGTTGACGAAGGTCCATGTGAGGGTAACTTTGAACGTTGGTTCTATGATAACCAAACCGATGTATGCCGTCCATTCAGATACGGAGGCTGCAAAGGCAACAAGAACAACTATGCCACAGAACATGCTTGCAACTACCATTGTCGTCAACCGGGAGTCCACAAAG cCAAGGATGTATGCGAAATTCCAGCAGAGGTGGGAGATTGTACAAACTATCAGCCCATGTGGTACTATGACACCAAGGACCAACGTTGTCGTCAATTCTACTATGGTGGATGTGGAGGCAATGAGAATAAGTTTGCTTCCGAGGAAACTTGTATGCAGCGATGTGAGAAGAAACCTGAACCGGAACCCGAACCTCAGCCCCAACCTGCGGCACCATCTCAGCCTCAGCAACCGGCAGCCAGTACCAATGTTTGCGATCAGCCACAGGATACAGGTCCTTGTGCTAATTACACTTTGCTTTGGTACTACAACAGTGAACGCGATGTTTGCTCTCAATTCTATTATGGCGGTTGTGAGGGTAATGGAAATCGCTTCAATACCCAAGAGGAATGTAGTCGACATTGTATTAGAGAATCACCTCAAGAACCAGAACGTCAACCGGAAGTCCATGCACCTCCACCACCATCGGCTCCCGAAACTCCGGCTGAAGAGAATATCTGCTTGCTCGCCCAGGATATGGGCGATTGTGATGCATATGTTCCCATGTGGTATTTCGATGCCCAGGAATCCCGCTGTAATATGTTCTACTATGGTGGTTGTGGTGGTAATGGTAATCGTTTTGCCACAGAAAGTGAATGTAACAATCGCTGTCTGGCTGAAccttctgaagattttgctaacCGATTTGGAGAACCCGAATCGGAACCAGAACCTAGTACAGAAAATGAAAACAGCAGCAAATGTTTCCTACCAGCAGCATCCGGTAATTGTCTGGACAATGAGGTTCGTTGGTATTATAACAGTGAAGATGGTGTCTGTGATCAGTTTATGTTCACCGGATGTGCTGGCAATGCCAATAATTATGCCACGGAATCTGAATGTGAAGATGAATGTTTCTTGGTACACAAAACTTGTCAGCTTCCTCCTTTGAGAGGCAATTGTAATGAGACAATGATTAGATGGTATTTCAATGAGGCCGAAGGTAGATGTAATGAATTCGAATTTACCGGATGTCGTGGAAATCGCAATAACTTTGTAACCGAGCAAGAGTGTATGTCACGTTGCGGTAGTGGAGAACCCCCAGCACCA GCCTATTCTGTGTGCGATCAACCTATGGAAGCTGGCGAATGTGATAACAATACCTTGGCCTGGTATTATGATGGTGAGACATTAGCTTGCGTTGCCTTCACTTACACGGGATGCGGTGGTAATGGCAATCGCTTCCACACCAAAGAACAATGTGAACGTCAATGTGGCGAACTCAAAGGAGTGG ATGTATGCAATGAGGAAGTGTCATCAGGACCTTGCCGACAATGGCAAACTAAATACTATTTCGATAAACGTACGCAAACATGCGAACCCTTCACCTATGGCGGTTGTCAAGGCACTGGTAATCGTTTCGAAAATCGAGCCGAATGTGAATCTATCTGCATTTTAAATCAGGAACCAACCTATGATGATGCGAAAG ATATTTGTAAGCAACAAGTGGATGTGGGCCGTTGTACTCGTCCTTCGATTACCGAACGTCGTTGGTATTATGATGATTCGCGCGGCAATTGTGTATCATTTATCTATTCCGGTTGTGCTGGCAACCAGAATAATTTCCGTTCTTACGAATCTTGTAATAGCTATTGCGCAA AACCCGAAATTACTAACGAAGTGTTGCCTACCAACCGTTGCGAGGATTACGAAAGAGAATGCCGTTCCCTATCTTGCCCCTATGGAGTAAACCGAGTGGCCGTCGATGGAGAATGCCAGAGATGTGAATGTGACAATCCTTGTGCCGATTACACATGCCCCGAAGGTCAACAATGTGCCGTTGAAGTTTCCGAGGAACGGTCGGGAGAATTTAAACCTTCCTGCCGTCTCATTACCAAACCTGGAACTTGCCCACAGCTGAGTGCCGCCGATGGTGCCTGTAGTAGGGAATGTTATACCGATGCTGACTGCCGTGAGAACAATAAGTGTTGCAGCAATGGTTGCGGCTTCGTCTGCGTCCATCCAGCTGTCCCAACAAGACCCACATCAGCTCCCACTACACCAGCCCCCGTTGTTATCTATCCCGGAGAGGTTAAGGTATCATTGGAGCCCAAACAGAAACCTGAATTGGATGTACAAACCCCAACAGGAGGTATTGCTGTATTGAGATGCTTTGCCACAGGAAATCCAGCACCCAATGTGACCTGGTCTCGTAACAATGTTGTG GTGGATACCAACCAGGGCCGCTATGTGTTGACCTCAAGTGGAGATTTGACTATTGTCCAAGTCCGTCAAACAGATAGTGGTTCATATGTATGCGTTGCCAGCAATGGTTTGGGTGAACCAGTAAGACGTGAAATTGAATTGCAAGTCACAG ATCCCGTCCCTATGCCTGCCTATGTCTATGGTGAAAAGAATATCACACAAATTGTAACCCTCAATAGACCCGCTGTGGTGCGTTGTCCTGCTGGTGGTCATCCAACACCAATGGTTCATTGGTGGCGTAATCGTAGTCGTTTGCCATTGTTGAgtgaccatttcgaattggctcGTGACTATTCGCTGACATTCCGTTCTGTGCAATTGTCCGATTTGGGTCCATACACATGTGAGGCCTGGAATCGTTTGAGCCTTCGTCCTTCGTCGATTAAGGTTACTCTGTATGCTGTGGGTCCGGCCAGAGCTGCGACCAATGAAGATGCCCAATATTTGCAATATGTCATCGAACCTCCAAAGCCTCCTGTTACACATAGCCCTTCGTATCCTTACCGCCCAACTAGACCACCAGCAGTTCCACCACCATATG TACCTGTCAATGCTGTCATTGGTATGGATGCTTCGAATACATATGCCCAAGGATCAACTGTCAACATGGGATGCTCCGTTCAAGGATATCCCACACCTAATGTAACATGGACTAAGGATGGTTTACCTTTAATACCAAGTGAACGAGTACAAATATCTGTCG GTGCCCCATATCGAGTCATTATCAATAATGTTAGTGCCGCCGATTCCGGCAGATATGGTTGCAAGGCGGCCAATTCTGTCAGCTATAGTATTAGTGAGGAGAAGATAAATATTCAAT CGACAATACCATTGAGTCCCGAGTGTATGGACAACGAACATTTCGCCAATTGCAAGCTAATCGTAAGAGGTCATTACTGCAAGAACAAATACTATGCCACATTCTGTTGCCGATCGTGTGCCTTGGCGGGTCAATTGCCTGATGTTCCCAAATGA